The genomic segment ACCCCGCAGCCTGCGGATCTCCACCCCCAGCGCCTCGTGGGAGTGAAGCAGGATCACGGGGCGCGCACTCGCATCCCCCATTCGGCCCCAACTAGGTGGAAAAAGACCCGTATTAATCCGTAAAACAACCCTTTTTCGCCCGAGCTTCATCGCGGTCGGACGGCAGCAGTTGCCGTCCGCGTCCCTCCTGCCACTGGAGCCGCGCCATGAAGCTCGCCCGCATCCTCCTCGCCCTTCTCGCCCTCTCCGCAGCGGCCACCGCCTGCGGCAAGGACCTCACCTCCCCGTCCCAGCGCCGCATCCATCAGCAGACGGTGCAGCAGGACGACATCTACGGCGGCTACATGGGCTCCGGCGGCTGAGCCGCGGCGCACACGGTGGGGGCCGCCGGCCCGCGGCCCTCACCCAACGCCCATCTCGAGCAGCGCCACGATCTCCTCCGCAGTATCCTCGCCGCGCACGTGCCGCACCGGACGGCGCTCCGCCTCCTCCTCGCGCGGCCCGGCCGTTACCCTCTCCAACAGCGCCTCGGCCGTCAGCCGCAGCTTCCCTTCACGGGTCTTCTCCGCGACCTCGAAAGCCTTTCGCGCGGCGCCCTCGGCCCGTTCCATGTCGCCCGCCAGCTCCGCGCCATAGGCCATGTTGAGCCACGCGGCGGCCACGGCCTCGCCGGTGTCGGCGATCGCCGCAACGGCCTTCTCCCACGTCTCCTCGAACAGCTCCGTCTCGCCCGCTCCGGCAGCCGAGCGCACGATGCTGCTGAGGAGCATGAACTTCTCGCGGTACCCCGTCGTGTGCGGGCGCAGGGCGAGGAAGATGGGAAGCGCGTCGGCGTGGTAGCCGCGCTCCAGCCACAGGTATGCCAGGTCGTGCGCCAGGCGCGGCAGCCGCGGGTGTCCCTCGCCGTACACGCGCGCCGCCGCAGCGGCGTACTGGTCGGCCTCGCGGACGCGGTTCACGTGCGCGGCGAACACGAACAGGTCGTGCAGCGCCATCCCCTCCTGCTCGCGTAGCGAGTGCCGCTTCGCCGCCCGCAGGGCCTGCGTGGCCGCGCGCTTGGCAGCCGGCAGGTTCCCGCGCTCGCCGTACAGGTTGCCGAGGCCGATGAAGGCACGTGCGTACGAGGTCCAGTCGCCGTTGCGCCGGCTCTCGCTCACCGCGAAGAGGAACCAGCTCTCCGCCCGTGGATATTCCGCGCGCCAGCGTGCCAGGCGCCCTACGGTGACCGCCAGAGAAGCGTCCGACGGCATGGCCAGCGCCGCGGCCTGCATGAAGTCCACCGCCGTGGCCTTGAACCCTTGCGCCGACGCCCACTCGGATATGGAGCGACACGCGGCCGAGATTTCTCCGGCCGTGACCTCCGCCGGGCGGTCCAGCGTGGCGGCGACGGCCTCCAGCGGCGCGCGAATGACGTCGGGCGGGGCGATGGACTCTAGGTCGGCGGCCCGTAGCGCGGCGGCCTCGGGCACGGCCATGGCGGCGCGCGCCTCGTCGGTGGCGCGGGCCCACACGGTGGCGTTGCGCAGCGAGTTCCACAGCAGGCCGCCCAGCTCGCCTTCCACCTCGGCCAGGATGTCGCCGCCTTCGAAGCGCTCCGACCCGTCCGACAGGGGCGGCGGGGTGCGGCGGCGGCGCCCGCGGCCCGAAGCGGCGGGGGCCGTCTCCTCCTCGACGCGGGTCTTGCTGGATCTCTTCGCCATGATGGTCGGGGGCGCACGCCGCGCGGGCAAGCGCCCGGGAGGCTAACGAATAAGCCGTGGTTTTACGGCGCACAAGCGGCACGCCGGGACGGGAACCGTTTCCGCCACTCTGCAAGAAGCGGCCACAACGCGTCTCGCGCAAGGGCACTGCCGCCGTCGCGCATCGCACGTCCTCCGGCCCGCCCGAATCGGCCATGAGCGAAGGTGGCCCGCATCCTGGGACGGCCCGGGCGACGTCGCCCTCGATTCAGGGAAAGACGACCCGCGGCGGATCAGCAGAAAGCGGCGCCGGGAAGATTTCTCCCGACGCCGCCATGTGGGTCTTGGGATACCCGCGCGGGCTACGGCTTGGCCGCCGCGGGCTTTGTGGTGCTCGCCGCGTGGTGCGTCCGGCGGCGATGGTGCGTCGCCTTCTTGTGCGCGGTGGTGCCCGCCGGCGTGGTGGCGTGCGCGGCTGCGGTGGAGGCGCGCTCCGCGTGCACCGCGGCGGCGCGGCTGCTGCGCGCGGCCGAGTCGGCCTCGGCGGCGGCCTTGTGCGCGGCGGCGGGGTGGGCGGCAGCGGCGGGATGCGCGGCGGCGGCCGGGTGGGCGGCGGCGGCGTGCGCCGGGGCCGTCTTGTGGGCCGGCGGCGTCTGCTGGGCCGATGCGGCGCTGGCGCCGAGAACGGCCACGGCAGCGGCGGCGACGAGAGCGGACAGCTTCATACGGTCCTCCTGAAGATTGGGTTCGTTCTCCGCGCGCCGGAACGCGCGCCGGATGTGTCGAGCGCGGCAGCGGGCCTCACCTGCGACAGGCCCGTCCCTGTGCTCGCATCGAACATACGGACGCATAGCTGTCCACAGCATGACAGGTATAACGGGGATTTTCTCGCTCACGGTCTCGCAGCCGTCACGGCGCCGGACGGTGATCGCCAACCGTTCGGAAGCGGCTCGCATTGAGACGACTCCGTCCGCATGTCATTACGGTGACGCGTATCGTGCAATCCGCGACGCGTGTGGATGCTCGTCGTCGGGCATCCCCCATGTAGATGGTTGATGATCGCCCGTCCCGGCTAGGGCCCGTTCGCTACTCCGCCCACGGGCGAAGCGTGAGGTGCGTACGCGCGAGCGCGTTGACAGCCTGCGGGGCGCGGGCTAGGTTCAGAGCAACGCAAGGGGAGTAGTCCGCCGGGGAGATACCCGGCGGCCGGATCGTCAAGACTGCGGGGAGACCCGCACGGTCCGGCTGGGACGAGGGGCACGCCGTGCCCACGTCAGGGCGAGACCTTCGTCTTCCGGGTGGGCGCGAGCCTATCCGCGGGACGGGGGTGTCGCCCTTTTTGCATTCGGCACCCCCGCCCGCCTGCGGCGAGCGAGCGAACCGAGGAGGAACCGTGAGAGATTCCGTGTGGCCGTGGGTGGTGTTCAGCGCGATCGTCGCGGTGCTGCTGGCGGTCGACCTGGGCATCTTCAACCGCAAGGCGCACGTGGTGGGGGTGAAGGAGGCCGCCCGGTGGAGCGTGCTGGTGGTGCTGCTGGCCGCCGCGTTCAACTGGGGCATCTTCCACTTCGAGGGGCGGGGCGCCGGGCTGGAGTTCATGACCGGCTACCTGATCGAGATGGCACTCTCGGTCGACAACATCTTCGTCTTCGTCCTGATCTTCGCATACTTCAAGGTGCCGCCCAAGTACCAGCACCGCGTGCTGTTCTGGGGCGTCATCGGGGCGCTGGTCATGCGCGGCACCATGATCGGGGCGGGCGCATTCCTCATCTCGCGCTTCCAGTGGATTATGTACGTGTTCGGCGCGTTCCTGGTGTTCACCGGGATCCGCATGGCCACGCAGGACGACATGGAGATCGAGCCCGAGTCCAACCCGGTGCTCCGCCTCATGCGGCGCGTGCTGCCGGTGAGCCCGCGCTACGACGGGCAGCGCTTCTTCACGAAGGACTCTTCGCGCACGGGCCGCCGCATCGCGACGCCGCTGTTCGTGGTGCTCATCCTGGTGGAGACCACCGACCTGATCTTCGCGGTAGATTCCATCCCCGCCATCTTCGCCGTCACGCGCGACCCGTTCCTGGTCTACACCTCCAACGTGTTCGCCATCCTGGGCCTGCGGTCCATGTACTTCCTGCTGGCCGGGGTGATCGACAAGTTCCACTACCTCAAGCTGGGCCTCTCGGCCGTGCTCGTCTTCATCGGCGGGAAGATGCTGGCGATGTACTTTCACGTGCACGTGCCCACCCACGTCTCGCTGCTGGTGGTGGGCGCCCTGCTCGGCCTCTCCGTCGCCGCCTCGCTCCTCTTCCCCAAGCCGCCAGCCGAGACTCCGCCGCCCGGGACGGGCGACGCCGAAGAGGAGTTCGTCTACGCCGACGCCGACGTCACGGACCACGCCCCCCGCGACCCCTCCCGCCCGGAGTAGCGCGCGGACGAAGCTCGGCACACGATGCGGGACCGGTAGGTGCACGGTAGATGACCGGCGGATAAACGAAAGGGGGCGCGACTCGGCTGTCGCGCCCCTTCTGCGTTCCCCTCGACCGATCGAGAGATGCAACCTCTCGTCCGATCCACACTGATCCACGCGAGAGCCTAACCCCGTGTAGGGGTGCGATTTATCGCATCCGCAACTATCGGCGTGCGTGTGATCTTGCTCCCGCGGGCGTCGGCGCTTCCGCATCGACCCATCCGGCCGTTCCTCCATCGACAATCCCAAACGAAAACACCGGCCGAGAGATGTCGGCCGGCGAATCGTCACCTCGTCGCATCTACACCGTCAGTCGTGGATCGTCGGGACGGGAGCGTGCTCGCCGCGGCCCAGCACGCTCCGCT from the Longimicrobiaceae bacterium genome contains:
- a CDS encoding tetratricopeptide repeat protein; translation: MAKRSSKTRVEEETAPAASGRGRRRRTPPPLSDGSERFEGGDILAEVEGELGGLLWNSLRNATVWARATDEARAAMAVPEAAALRAADLESIAPPDVIRAPLEAVAATLDRPAEVTAGEISAACRSISEWASAQGFKATAVDFMQAAALAMPSDASLAVTVGRLARWRAEYPRAESWFLFAVSESRRNGDWTSYARAFIGLGNLYGERGNLPAAKRAATQALRAAKRHSLREQEGMALHDLFVFAAHVNRVREADQYAAAAARVYGEGHPRLPRLAHDLAYLWLERGYHADALPIFLALRPHTTGYREKFMLLSSIVRSAAGAGETELFEETWEKAVAAIADTGEAVAAAWLNMAYGAELAGDMERAEGAARKAFEVAEKTREGKLRLTAEALLERVTAGPREEEAERRPVRHVRGEDTAEEIVALLEMGVG
- a CDS encoding TerC family protein — encoded protein: MRDSVWPWVVFSAIVAVLLAVDLGIFNRKAHVVGVKEAARWSVLVVLLAAAFNWGIFHFEGRGAGLEFMTGYLIEMALSVDNIFVFVLIFAYFKVPPKYQHRVLFWGVIGALVMRGTMIGAGAFLISRFQWIMYVFGAFLVFTGIRMATQDDMEIEPESNPVLRLMRRVLPVSPRYDGQRFFTKDSSRTGRRIATPLFVVLILVETTDLIFAVDSIPAIFAVTRDPFLVYTSNVFAILGLRSMYFLLAGVIDKFHYLKLGLSAVLVFIGGKMLAMYFHVHVPTHVSLLVVGALLGLSVAASLLFPKPPAETPPPGTGDAEEEFVYADADVTDHAPRDPSRPE